The proteins below come from a single Pseudochaenichthys georgianus chromosome 14, fPseGeo1.2, whole genome shotgun sequence genomic window:
- the mrps17 gene encoding small ribosomal subunit protein uS17m — MSVKHASVHAKWIIGRVIGTKMYKTAKVRVTRLVLDPYLLKYYNKRKTYFAHDALRQCTEGDIVLLKALPEARSKHVKHELAEIVYKVGRVVDPLTGMSVEGTQFVELPTDLPLILGEDQTLSEKLQELNISTAPSGADSPPAQNPTS, encoded by the exons ATGTCGGTGAAGCATGCATCAGTCCATGCCAAATGGATCATTGGCAGAGTAATAGGGACAAAGATGTACAAAACTGCCAAAGTGAGGGTCACAAGGCTGGTGCTGGACCCTTACCTGCTGAAG TACTACAACAAGAGGAAAACATACTTTGCCCATGATGCTTTGCGACAGTGCACTGAGGGAGACATCGTTCTTCTTAAGGCTCTGCCAGAGGCCAGGTCCAAACATGTGAAGCATGAACTTGCTGAGATAGTGTACAAAGTTGGTCGGGTAGTTGACCCACTGACAGGAATGAGCGTTGAAGGAACACAGTTTGTTGAGCTTCCGACTGACCTGCCACTTATCCTGGGAGAGGACCAGACGTTATCAGAAAAACTGCAGGAGCTGAACATCTCTACCGCCCCCAGTGGAGCTGATTCCCCTCCTGCACAAAATCCTACTTCATGA